One part of the Marinobacter sp. M3C genome encodes these proteins:
- a CDS encoding cysteine desulfurase, which translates to MSTLSAAKTTQPLFDVHAVRRDFPILSQQVNGKPLVYLDNGASSQRPEAVLQAMDSYYREMHSNVHRGAHTLADRATTAFEGARKKVQQFLNAPSAREIIWTRGTTEAINLVANGLAPLLKPGDEILLSQMEHHANIVPWQMLAERTGAKVVPIDVTPEGELDMDSFHSLLSERTRILAITHVSNALGTVNPVADMVAKAKAQGVITLVDGAQAVPHFQPDVQALDCDFYVFSAHKLFGPTGIGVLYGKAELLEAMPPWQGGGEMIERVSFAGTTYNTLPYKFEAGTPAIAEAVGLGAAIDYLATLDRDAMEAAESALLQRANELVASVPGMTVIGTARHKVPLISFKIDGLHPSDIGTLLDQQSIAIRTGHHCAMPLMEYYGLPGTARASFAFYNTLEEVEQLFTALQKIQRLFT; encoded by the coding sequence CTGTTTGACGTACACGCGGTACGCCGGGATTTCCCCATACTGTCGCAACAGGTAAACGGCAAACCGCTGGTCTACCTGGACAACGGCGCTTCATCACAACGCCCGGAAGCGGTGTTGCAGGCCATGGACAGCTACTATCGGGAAATGCACTCCAACGTTCACCGTGGGGCCCACACCCTGGCTGACCGCGCCACTACCGCCTTTGAAGGCGCGCGCAAGAAGGTCCAGCAGTTTTTAAATGCGCCCAGCGCACGGGAAATTATCTGGACCCGCGGCACCACCGAAGCCATCAACCTGGTGGCCAACGGCCTGGCACCGCTGCTCAAACCGGGCGACGAAATTTTGCTGAGCCAGATGGAGCACCACGCTAACATCGTGCCCTGGCAGATGCTGGCAGAGCGCACCGGTGCCAAGGTAGTGCCGATTGATGTAACGCCGGAAGGCGAGCTGGACATGGACTCGTTTCATTCACTGTTGAGTGAGCGTACCCGCATTCTGGCCATCACCCACGTATCCAATGCGTTAGGCACCGTGAATCCGGTGGCTGACATGGTGGCCAAAGCCAAAGCACAGGGCGTGATCACCCTGGTAGATGGCGCTCAAGCCGTGCCCCACTTCCAGCCCGATGTGCAGGCGCTGGACTGCGACTTTTACGTGTTCTCGGCCCACAAGCTGTTTGGCCCCACCGGCATTGGTGTGCTCTATGGCAAAGCCGAGTTGCTAGAAGCTATGCCACCCTGGCAGGGCGGCGGCGAGATGATTGAACGGGTGAGCTTTGCCGGTACCACCTACAACACCTTGCCTTACAAGTTTGAAGCCGGCACTCCGGCCATTGCCGAAGCCGTGGGCCTGGGCGCCGCTATTGATTATTTGGCCACCCTGGATCGCGACGCGATGGAAGCGGCCGAAAGTGCCCTACTCCAGCGCGCCAATGAGCTGGTCGCTAGCGTGCCGGGCATGACCGTGATTGGCACAGCGCGCCATAAAGTGCCGCTGATATCCTTTAAAATTGACGGTCTGCACCCCAGTGATATCGGTACTCTGCTCGACCAGCAGAGCATTGCCATTCGTACTGGCCATCATTGTGCCATGCCGTTAATGGAGTATTACGGGCTTCCCGGTACAGCGCGGGCCTCGTTTGCGTTCTACAATACTCTGGAAGAAGTAGAGCAATTGTTCACTGCTCTGCAAAAAATACAGCGCCTGTTTACCTGA